From the genome of Streptomyces sp. NBC_01116, one region includes:
- the folP gene encoding dihydropteroate synthase: MRSGALRLGRREFGPHEPVIMAIVNRTPDSFYDQGATFGDEPALARVEQAVAEGAAIIDIGGVKAGPGDEVSAEEEARRTVGFVAEVRRRHPSVVISVDTWRHEVGEAVCEAGADLLNDAWGGVDPKLAEIAARYGAGLVCTHAGGAEPRTRPHRIAYEDVMADVLRVTVGLAERAVELGVRPDGIMIDPGHDFGKNTRHSLEATRRLGEMAETGWPVLVSLSNKDFVGETLDRPVKERVIGTLATTAVSAWLGARVYRVHEVAETRQVLDMVASIAGHRPPAVARRGLA; encoded by the coding sequence ATGCGCAGCGGTGCACTCAGGCTGGGGCGGCGGGAATTCGGTCCGCACGAGCCGGTGATCATGGCGATCGTGAACCGGACCCCGGACTCCTTCTACGACCAGGGCGCCACCTTCGGGGACGAGCCGGCGCTGGCCCGGGTCGAGCAGGCGGTGGCCGAGGGCGCCGCGATCATCGACATCGGCGGGGTGAAGGCGGGTCCCGGCGACGAGGTGAGCGCCGAGGAGGAGGCGCGCCGCACGGTCGGGTTCGTCGCCGAGGTCCGCCGCCGTCACCCGTCCGTGGTGATCAGCGTGGACACCTGGCGGCACGAGGTCGGCGAGGCGGTCTGCGAGGCCGGTGCGGACCTGCTGAACGACGCGTGGGGCGGGGTCGACCCGAAGCTGGCGGAGATCGCGGCGCGGTACGGGGCGGGCCTCGTGTGCACGCACGCGGGCGGCGCGGAGCCGCGGACCCGGCCGCACCGGATCGCGTACGAGGATGTGATGGCGGACGTCCTGCGGGTGACGGTGGGGCTGGCCGAGCGTGCGGTGGAGCTCGGGGTGCGGCCGGACGGGATCATGATCGATCCGGGTCACGACTTCGGGAAGAACACCCGGCACTCGCTGGAGGCGACGCGGCGGCTCGGGGAGATGGCGGAGACCGGGTGGCCGGTGCTGGTGTCCCTGTCCAACAAGGACTTCGTGGGCGAGACGCTGGACCGGCCGGTGAAGGAGCGCGTCATCGGCACGCTGGCGACGACGGCGGTCTCGGCGTGGCTGGGGGCGCGGGTGTACCGGGTGCACGAGGTGGCGGAGACGCGGCAGGTCCTGGACATGGTGGCGTCCATCGCCGGGCATCGGCCGCCGGCCGTGGCTCGGCGGGGGCTGGCGTAG
- a CDS encoding DivIVA domain-containing protein produces MARSEPDEVSAPGEMRVFWFLLLTMVVVVTAVTLAVVGGGGSAVLQDVPPDRFTDPLPATRPVGRADIEALRLPMALRGYRMADVDEALSRLGAELAERDARIAELESSLAGVQAAAVTTGTDLFKQPGDRPADPGGHANGPDRAEEDGR; encoded by the coding sequence ATGGCACGATCGGAGCCGGACGAGGTTTCCGCCCCCGGGGAGATGCGCGTGTTCTGGTTCTTGCTGCTCACGATGGTCGTGGTCGTCACCGCCGTCACCCTCGCGGTGGTCGGAGGCGGGGGGAGCGCGGTGCTCCAGGACGTCCCGCCCGACCGGTTCACCGATCCGCTGCCCGCGACCCGTCCGGTCGGCCGGGCGGACATCGAGGCGCTGCGCCTGCCGATGGCCCTCCGCGGCTACCGGATGGCCGACGTCGACGAGGCGCTCTCCCGGCTCGGCGCCGAACTGGCCGAGCGCGACGCCCGGATCGCGGAGCTGGAATCCTCCCTGGCCGGAGTGCAGGCCGCAGCGGTGACGACGGGCACCGATCTGTTCAAGCAGCCCGGCGACCGGCCCGCGGATCCGGGCGGCCACGCGAACGGCCCGGACCGCGCCGAGGAGGACGGGCGATGA
- a CDS encoding DNA-3-methyladenine glycosylase I: MSGAAVAGPDGGLRCPWGLSAEDYLAYHDTEWGRTVHGDDALFERLCLEAFQSGLSWITILRRRETFRTAFEGFRIGAVAKFTDADRERLLADPGIIRNRAKVDATLANAKVLADWPEGELDELIWSYAPDPAGRPAPRSLSDVPAVTPESTALAKALKKRSIRFVGPTTAYALMQACGLVDDHLADCVARGGGGAAR, translated from the coding sequence ATGAGCGGCGCGGCCGTGGCGGGCCCCGACGGCGGGCTGCGCTGCCCGTGGGGCCTGTCCGCCGAGGACTACCTCGCCTACCACGACACCGAGTGGGGCAGGACGGTCCACGGGGACGACGCCCTGTTCGAACGGCTCTGCCTGGAGGCCTTCCAGTCGGGGCTCTCCTGGATCACGATCCTGCGCCGCCGCGAGACCTTCCGTACCGCGTTCGAGGGATTCCGGATCGGGGCCGTCGCGAAGTTCACCGACGCCGACCGGGAGCGGCTCCTGGCCGATCCGGGGATCATCCGCAACAGGGCCAAGGTCGACGCGACCCTCGCCAACGCGAAGGTGCTCGCCGACTGGCCGGAAGGGGAGCTGGACGAGCTGATCTGGTCCTACGCCCCCGATCCGGCCGGCCGGCCCGCCCCGCGCAGCCTCTCGGACGTCCCGGCCGTGACGCCGGAGTCCACCGCGCTCGCCAAGGCGCTGAAGAAGCGCTCGATCCGCTTCGTGGGCCCCACCACCGCCTACGCGCTGATGCAGGCCTGCGGGCTGGTCGACGACCACCTCGCGGACTGCGTGGCGCGCGGCGGCGGGGGCGCGGCGCGCTGA
- a CDS encoding TIGR00730 family Rossman fold protein: MGNAEDARIPEGAEVPEGAVSPGEQWLGPVLRRREQVQPGTTDQRLLDSEGDSEWVHTDPWRVMRIQSEFVEGFGALAELPSAISVFGSARTPDGSPEYEAGVRIGKALVDAGFAVITGGGPGAMEAANKGAREAKGVSVGLGIELPFESGLNPHVDIGVNFRYFFVRKTMFVKYAQGFVVLPGGLGTLDELFEALTLVQTGKVTRFPIVLFGTAYWGGLIDWLRDTVVAQGKASEKDLLLFHVTDDVEEAVALVTKEVGR, translated from the coding sequence ATGGGCAACGCCGAAGACGCACGGATCCCCGAGGGTGCGGAGGTTCCCGAGGGCGCGGTCAGCCCCGGGGAACAGTGGCTGGGCCCGGTCCTGCGCCGCAGGGAGCAGGTCCAGCCCGGCACGACCGACCAGCGGCTGCTGGACTCCGAGGGCGATTCCGAGTGGGTGCACACCGACCCCTGGCGGGTGATGCGCATCCAGTCGGAGTTCGTCGAGGGCTTCGGCGCGCTCGCCGAACTGCCGAGCGCGATCAGCGTCTTCGGCTCGGCCCGCACCCCGGACGGATCACCGGAGTACGAGGCCGGGGTCCGGATCGGCAAGGCACTGGTCGACGCGGGCTTCGCGGTGATCACCGGCGGCGGTCCGGGCGCGATGGAGGCGGCCAACAAGGGCGCCCGGGAGGCGAAGGGCGTCTCGGTCGGCCTGGGCATCGAGCTGCCCTTCGAGTCGGGCCTCAACCCGCACGTCGACATCGGCGTCAACTTCCGCTACTTCTTCGTCCGCAAGACGATGTTCGTGAAGTACGCCCAGGGCTTCGTGGTCCTGCCCGGCGGCCTCGGCACCCTGGACGAACTCTTCGAGGCGCTGACCCTCGTCCAGACCGGCAAGGTCACGCGCTTCCCGATCGTCCTGTTCGGCACGGCCTACTGGGGCGGCCTGATCGACTGGCTCCGGGACACGGTGGTGGCCCAGGGCAAGGCCTCGGAGAAGGACCTCCTGCTCTTCCACGTGACGGACGACGTGGAGGAGGCGGTGGCACTGGTCACGAAGGAGGTCGGGCGGTGA
- the dapE gene encoding succinyl-diaminopimelate desuccinylase, protein MADNTLDLTLDGPALTARLVDFPSVSGEEKTLADAIESALRALPHLTVDRHGNNVVARTNLGRAERVVLAGHIDTVPIADNLPSRLDENGILWGCGTTDMKSGVAVQLRIAATVPEPNRDLTFIFYDNEEVAAHLNGLGHVAEAHPDWLAGDFAVLLEPSDGEVEGGCQGTLRVHLRTTGERAHSARSWMGHNAVHAAAPILAKLAAYEPRLPVIDGLEYHEGLNAVGIEGGVATNVIPDACTVVVNYRYAPDRTKEEAIAHVREVFADCGVAEFVVDDHSGAAMPGLSHPAAQAFMTAVGGTARPKFGWTDVSRFGSLGVPAVNYGPGDAMYAHKRDEHVAVAKITHCEDRLRSWLTG, encoded by the coding sequence ATGGCCGACAACACCCTTGACCTCACCCTGGACGGACCGGCGCTCACCGCCCGGCTCGTCGACTTCCCTTCGGTCAGCGGAGAGGAGAAGACCCTCGCCGACGCGATCGAATCGGCCCTGCGCGCCCTGCCCCACCTCACCGTCGACCGCCACGGCAACAACGTCGTCGCCCGGACGAACCTGGGCCGCGCCGAGCGCGTCGTCCTCGCCGGGCACATCGACACCGTGCCGATCGCCGACAACCTCCCCTCCCGCCTCGACGAGAACGGGATCCTCTGGGGCTGCGGGACCACCGACATGAAGTCCGGCGTCGCCGTCCAGCTCCGGATCGCCGCGACGGTCCCCGAGCCCAACCGGGACCTGACCTTCATCTTCTACGACAACGAAGAGGTCGCCGCGCACCTCAACGGCCTCGGCCACGTCGCCGAAGCCCACCCCGACTGGCTCGCCGGAGACTTCGCCGTCCTGCTGGAGCCCTCCGACGGCGAGGTCGAGGGCGGCTGCCAGGGCACGCTCCGGGTCCACCTGCGCACGACGGGGGAGCGGGCCCACTCCGCGCGCAGCTGGATGGGCCACAACGCCGTCCACGCCGCCGCCCCGATCCTCGCGAAGCTCGCCGCGTACGAACCCCGCCTCCCGGTCATCGACGGCCTCGAATACCACGAGGGCCTCAACGCCGTCGGCATCGAGGGCGGCGTCGCCACCAACGTCATCCCGGACGCCTGCACCGTCGTCGTCAACTACCGCTACGCCCCCGACCGCACCAAGGAGGAGGCCATCGCCCACGTCCGCGAGGTCTTCGCCGACTGCGGCGTGGCCGAGTTCGTCGTCGACGACCACTCCGGCGCCGCCATGCCCGGCCTCTCCCACCCCGCCGCCCAGGCGTTCATGACCGCCGTCGGCGGCACCGCCAGGCCCAAGTTCGGCTGGACCGACGTCTCCCGCTTCGGCTCGCTCGGCGTCCCCGCGGTGAACTACGGCCCCGGCGACGCGATGTACGCCCACAAGCGCGACGAGCACGTGGCGGTCGCGAAGATCACCCACTGCGAGGACCGGCTGCGCTCCTGGCTGACCGGCTGA
- the dapC gene encoding succinyldiaminopimelate transaminase: MSAVSSRLPVFPWDRLAPYKSTAQAHPGGLVDLSVGTPVDPVPEVIRRALVAAADSPGYPTVWGTEALRDALTGWVERRLGAVGVTHAHVLPVVGSKELVAWLPTQLGLGAGDRVAYPRLAYPTYEVGARLCGAEPVVYDDPTELDPVGLKLLWLNSPSNPTGKVLSKDELTRIVAWAREHGVLVFSDECYLELGWDAEPVSVLHPDVCGGHYDGIVAVHSLSKRSNLAGYRAAFIAGDAAVLGELLLIRKHGGMMTPAPVQAAAVAALGDDVHVSEQRARYADRRLALRSALEAHGFRIEHSEASLYLWATRDEPCWETVAYLAELGILVAPGDFYGAAGARFVRVAFTATDERVAAAVKRLS, translated from the coding sequence GTGTCCGCAGTCTCCTCCCGCCTCCCGGTCTTCCCCTGGGACAGGCTCGCGCCCTACAAGTCGACGGCCCAGGCCCACCCGGGCGGCCTCGTGGACCTGTCCGTCGGCACCCCGGTCGACCCGGTCCCCGAGGTGATCCGGCGCGCGCTGGTCGCCGCCGCGGACAGCCCCGGCTATCCGACGGTGTGGGGCACCGAGGCCCTGCGGGACGCCCTCACCGGCTGGGTGGAGCGCCGCCTCGGGGCGGTCGGCGTGACCCACGCCCACGTGCTGCCGGTCGTCGGATCCAAGGAGTTGGTGGCCTGGCTGCCGACGCAGCTCGGGCTCGGCGCGGGCGACAGGGTGGCCTACCCCCGGCTCGCCTACCCGACGTACGAGGTCGGCGCCCGGCTCTGCGGTGCGGAGCCCGTCGTCTACGACGACCCGACCGAGCTGGACCCGGTGGGGCTGAAGCTCCTCTGGCTCAACTCGCCCTCCAACCCGACCGGCAAGGTGCTGTCCAAGGACGAGCTGACCCGGATCGTCGCCTGGGCGCGCGAGCACGGCGTGCTGGTCTTCAGCGACGAGTGCTACCTGGAGCTGGGCTGGGACGCCGAACCGGTGTCGGTGCTCCACCCGGACGTCTGCGGCGGCCACTACGACGGCATCGTCGCCGTCCACTCGCTCTCCAAGCGCTCCAACCTGGCCGGGTACCGGGCGGCGTTCATCGCGGGCGACGCGGCCGTCCTGGGCGAGCTGCTGCTCATTCGCAAGCACGGCGGGATGATGACGCCCGCCCCCGTCCAGGCCGCGGCCGTCGCCGCGCTCGGCGACGACGTGCACGTGTCCGAGCAGCGTGCCCGTTACGCGGACCGGCGCCTCGCCCTGCGCTCGGCGCTGGAGGCGCACGGCTTCCGGATCGAGCACAGCGAGGCGAGCCTCTACCTGTGGGCGACCCGCGACGAGCCGTGCTGGGAGACCGTGGCGTACCTCGCGGAGCTGGGCATCCTGGTGGCGCCGGGCGACTTCTACGGCGCGGCGGGCGCGCGTTTCGTCCGGGTGGCGTTCACCGCGACCGACGAGCGGGTGGCCGCGGCGGTCAAGCGCCTGTCCTGA
- the fdxA gene encoding ferredoxin, which yields MTYVIAQPCVDVKDKACIEECPVDCIYEGQRSLYIHPDECVDCGACEPVCPVEAIFYEDDTPEEWKDYYKANVEFFDDLGSPGGASKLGLIERDHAFIAGLPPQNQ from the coding sequence GTGACCTACGTCATCGCGCAGCCTTGTGTCGACGTGAAGGACAAGGCCTGCATCGAAGAGTGCCCCGTCGACTGCATCTACGAGGGTCAGCGGTCCTTGTACATCCACCCGGACGAGTGCGTCGACTGTGGAGCCTGTGAGCCGGTCTGCCCGGTCGAGGCGATCTTCTACGAGGACGACACTCCGGAGGAGTGGAAGGACTACTACAAGGCGAACGTCGAGTTCTTCGACGACCTCGGCTCGCCGGGCGGTGCTTCGAAGCTCGGTCTCATCGAGCGCGACCACGCGTTCATCGCCGGGCTGCCGCCGCAGAACCAGTAA
- a CDS encoding ATP-binding protein: MSLPLTRRIARAALLIAAGAAPVVGAAGAASAADLPATPDLGGLTALDGAGLGDTVDSAVQQGTQAAGETGGRLVGTALPAAGKTVGTSAGVAIPAAQETAGQAAGNAGQAVGGVAEAAGGGLPTDALGGGLPTDALTKGGLPLGGLPIGG, from the coding sequence ATGTCCCTCCCCCTGACCCGTCGGATCGCTCGTGCCGCGCTGCTGATCGCCGCAGGCGCAGCCCCCGTGGTCGGTGCGGCCGGCGCCGCGAGCGCCGCAGATCTCCCGGCGACCCCGGACCTGGGCGGCCTGACCGCGCTGGACGGCGCCGGTCTCGGCGACACCGTGGACAGCGCCGTGCAGCAGGGCACCCAGGCGGCCGGCGAAACCGGCGGCCGGCTCGTCGGCACGGCGCTCCCGGCCGCGGGCAAGACCGTCGGCACGTCCGCCGGGGTGGCCATCCCGGCCGCCCAGGAGACCGCCGGCCAGGCCGCGGGCAACGCGGGCCAGGCCGTGGGCGGCGTGGCCGAGGCCGCCGGCGGCGGTCTGCCCACGGACGCGCTCGGCGGCGGCCTGCCCACCGACGCCCTGACCAAGGGCGGGCTCCCGCTGGGCGGTCTGCCGATCGGCGGCTGA
- a CDS encoding GNAT family N-acetyltransferase gives MEFTIGGRLEVRITPTDVGKRVSVRRRTDDGGTGAEFTDVVGVLTSWNNGVLSITRKSGESVHIVESTVVAGKVVPAAPARRRGPAASFGELATVTARAWQPVESEALGDWRLRAAGGFTRRANSALPLGDPGLPVGEALDRVRDWYEERGLPAYVQTATGAEGTQEPLCAELERRGWRREVSAEVRIAALAPVGDLEAEVRAVRLTREPDAAWLARYQRLAAPGPSALRVLGSGPSVWFATVPGDTGDTGAPAADPDADPLAASAAPPAAIGRCVVDGRWAGFMAVEVAPEQRRRGLATTVMAALARRAQDEGASAAWLQVEDDNEGARALYDGMGFATHHRYHHYRSA, from the coding sequence GTGGAATTCACCATCGGCGGACGGCTGGAAGTCCGCATCACACCCACTGACGTGGGCAAACGCGTGTCCGTTCGACGGCGGACGGACGACGGGGGCACGGGCGCGGAGTTCACCGATGTGGTCGGGGTGCTCACATCATGGAACAACGGTGTGCTCTCGATCACACGAAAGAGCGGGGAATCCGTCCACATCGTGGAATCCACCGTGGTCGCGGGCAAGGTCGTGCCCGCCGCCCCGGCCCGTCGGCGCGGCCCCGCCGCCTCCTTCGGGGAACTGGCCACCGTCACCGCGCGCGCCTGGCAGCCCGTGGAGAGCGAGGCGCTGGGCGACTGGCGGCTGCGCGCCGCCGGGGGCTTCACCCGGCGTGCCAACTCCGCGCTGCCGCTCGGCGATCCGGGCCTGCCGGTCGGCGAGGCGCTCGATCGGGTCCGGGACTGGTACGAGGAACGGGGCCTGCCCGCGTACGTCCAGACGGCGACCGGGGCCGAGGGCACGCAGGAGCCGCTGTGCGCGGAGTTGGAGCGGCGCGGCTGGCGGCGCGAGGTCTCGGCGGAGGTGCGGATCGCCGCGCTGGCGCCGGTCGGTGACCTGGAGGCGGAGGTGCGGGCGGTCCGCCTGACCCGCGAACCGGACGCGGCCTGGCTCGCCCGCTACCAGCGCTTGGCCGCCCCCGGGCCCTCCGCGTTGCGGGTGCTGGGCAGCGGCCCTTCGGTCTGGTTCGCCACGGTGCCGGGGGACACCGGGGACACGGGAGCCCCGGCCGCGGATCCGGACGCGGATCCCCTCGCGGCGTCGGCCGCCCCGCCGGCCGCGATCGGGCGGTGTGTCGTGGACGGGCGGTGGGCGGGGTTCATGGCCGTCGAGGTCGCTCCGGAGCAGCGGCGGCGCGGCCTGGCCACCACCGTGATGGCCGCGCTGGCGCGCCGGGCACAGGACGAGGGCGCTTCGGCGGCCTGGCTCCAGGTCGAGGACGACAACGAGGGGGCGCGGGCGCTGTACGACGGCATGGGCTTCGCGACCCACCACCGCTACCACCACTACCGCTCGGCGTGA